GATACCAGATAGGTCATGTCTTTAGGGCTGAGAAACCCGACCCTGGAAGGTTTAGGGAGTTTATCCAGGCTGATATTGATATTGTAGGCTCAAGCCTTATTGCCTCTGATGCTGAAATCATTTGTATTATGTATGATACATTAAAGGCATTGGGAATTTCTAGATTTAAGATAAGGATAAACAATAGGAAGGTATTGAATAGCCTGGCTGATTTTGTTAAAATTCCAGAGGATAAAAAAATAGCTGTTTTCCGGGTAATCGATAAATTGGAAAAGCAGGGTATTGATGCTATCAAGGAGGAATTGACAAATGGAAGGATAGATGAATCAGGAGATAAAATTGCTGGTCTTGGCCTTTCTCTTAATAAAGTAGAGAGGATAATAGAATTTCTTTCACAAGAAAGGGGTAATAAAAGAGAATTAATTAGCTCACTTAAGGCATTCTTTTCTGATTTCCCTCAAGCATTATTAGGAATAAATGAGCTTGAGGAATTATGTGGTTATTTAGAGGCGATGGAGATTTCAGAAGAAAGCGTGGTTATAGATATAAGCATTGCCCGTGGTCTGGATTATTATACTGGGACTGTATTTGAGGCAATTTTGCAAGATGCGCAGGAATTTGGTGCGGTTTTTGCCGGTGGAAGATATGATGAATTGATCAAGAGGTTTTCGGGTGTTGAATTACCAGGAACCGGTGCTTCACTTGGAGTAAGTAGGATCTTGGATGCCCTAGTTAAGCTAAATATTTTAAAAACCCCAACCTCAACCACACAGGTGCTTGTAACTGTAATGGAGGAAGATAAAATTTCACAATACAAGAAGATTGCCAGAGAACTCAGGCTTTCTGGAGTTAATACAGAGCTCTATCTTGGCAATAAAGGTTTATCTTTCCAACTTCAATATGCCAACGCTCAAGAGATTCCCATTGCAATAATAATTGGCTCTGATGAGTTCTTAAATGATTGTGTCTGTGTAAAGGATTTAAGGAAGCAATTAAGGGAGAGATCCCTTGTTTCAGGTCATAAGGAATGGGTAGAGGCTGGGAAAAAGGCCCAGATAACGATAAGCCGCAAGGATTTGGTAGAGACAGTCAAAAAAATGCTGTGAGGGATGTGTTAAGGAGGTTTTATCTTAAAGAAAGTCCTTCTGAATCAAAGTTAACCCTTACTTTTCAAGGATATTGAAGCTGAGAGAGATTTGCCAATTTTTGGATGATGAATTGAAAATAAAGGATATTT
This genomic interval from bacterium contains the following:
- the hisS gene encoding histidine--tRNA ligase; translation: MINPEIPKGFKDYLPKEMIARQHLISIIQRVFERYGFLPLDTPSQEYALTLLGKGSPEMDKQIYRLRSPEGKDVGLRFDLTVPLARVVAQYPNLPKPFRRYQIGHVFRAEKPDPGRFREFIQADIDIVGSSLIASDAEIICIMYDTLKALGISRFKIRINNRKVLNSLADFVKIPEDKKIAVFRVIDKLEKQGIDAIKEELTNGRIDESGDKIAGLGLSLNKVERIIEFLSQERGNKRELISSLKAFFSDFPQALLGINELEELCGYLEAMEISEESVVIDISIARGLDYYTGTVFEAILQDAQEFGAVFAGGRYDELIKRFSGVELPGTGASLGVSRILDALVKLNILKTPTSTTQVLVTVMEEDKISQYKKIARELRLSGVNTELYLGNKGLSFQLQYANAQEIPIAIIIGSDEFLNDCVCVKDLRKQLRERSLVSGHKEWVEAGKKAQITISRKDLVETVKKML